A genomic segment from Actinomycetota bacterium encodes:
- a CDS encoding acyl-CoA dehydrogenase family protein, whose amino-acid sequence MIGVPWAKESKQYAVLRSNALHFAAAELAPVADDLEKTVDSPLLWKAVEKAGEMGMLAALVPEQLGGEGVDLYSLCVALEESAVECAGFAAALLFHNAALVPLIYVDRKDLVEEFTKGRPLCTVATAGEAALEDGKINGSAPFVFNVLEGTVALLFPGSGEGRKAAYVRTGAPGVETRIDPYPLGWRVSNFATLDMKSAEPVYVLDKSEKEALAATERTLYLGLAAVANGIVRKAFQKAYEYARQRYQAGKLIIEHQAMRLMLARMLCAMEEGRAVIRRACSVEELGPAIIAWRRAGANACQAAMDGVQIHGGYGYMRDYGMERLMRDAKYCQMFPRPEEEQLLRLLDMVETGT is encoded by the coding sequence ATGATCGGGGTTCCCTGGGCCAAGGAGTCCAAGCAGTACGCGGTGCTGCGGAGCAACGCCCTCCACTTCGCCGCCGCCGAGCTGGCCCCCGTGGCCGACGACCTGGAGAAGACCGTGGACTCTCCACTCCTCTGGAAGGCGGTGGAGAAGGCCGGGGAGATGGGCATGCTGGCCGCCCTGGTACCCGAGCAGCTGGGGGGCGAGGGGGTGGACCTCTACTCCCTGTGCGTGGCCCTGGAGGAGAGCGCCGTGGAATGCGCGGGGTTCGCCGCCGCCCTGCTCTTCCACAACGCCGCCCTGGTCCCCCTGATCTACGTGGACCGCAAGGACCTGGTGGAGGAGTTTACCAAGGGGAGGCCCCTGTGCACCGTGGCCACCGCCGGGGAGGCCGCCCTGGAGGACGGGAAGATAAACGGGAGCGCTCCGTTCGTCTTCAATGTTCTGGAGGGCACCGTGGCGCTGCTCTTCCCGGGCTCCGGGGAAGGGCGGAAGGCTGCTTACGTGCGGACGGGCGCGCCCGGCGTGGAGACCCGGATCGACCCCTATCCCCTGGGATGGAGGGTGAGCAACTTCGCCACCCTGGACATGAAATCCGCGGAACCCGTTTACGTGCTGGACAAGTCGGAGAAGGAAGCGCTGGCGGCCACGGAGAGGACCCTCTACCTGGGCCTGGCGGCGGTGGCCAACGGCATCGTGCGCAAGGCCTTCCAGAAGGCCTACGAGTACGCCCGCCAGAGGTACCAGGCGGGGAAGCTGATCATCGAGCACCAGGCCATGCGCCTCATGCTGGCCCGCATGCTCTGCGCCATGGAGGAGGGCCGGGCGGTCATCCGCCGGGCCTGCAGCGTGGAGGAGCTGGGCCCGGCCATCATCGCCTGGAGGAGGGCGGGGGCCAATGCCTGCCAGGCGGCCATGGACGGGGTGCAGATACACGGCGGCTACGGCTACATGCGCGACTACGGCATGGAGAGGTTGATGCGGGACGCCAAGTACTGCCAGATGTTCCCCCGCCCCGAGGAGGAGCAGCTGCTGCGCCTCCTGGACATGGTGGAGACGGGTACCTGA
- a CDS encoding acyl-CoA dehydrogenase family protein produces MIGQELSETGKRLFRDFPILRMLWESGRKKGIRETIALIEKAEEFNRTFAVPRALELDMRMEREPEYFDWEIMRRACKYRFLSIFIPRQLGGVAGEFMVTNTSLLMDELCSGCSGIALAVGAHSLGVAPLITSGALAHWDTVLKEIVEGELKEQPVTMAYAITEPSAGTDVEEPEYLEKARLSLEAKKVKGGYVLNGRKCFISDGSEAKYFTVCAALDRNRPLQTWTTFLVERGMEGFSTPRVELKMGQRASHAAELLFEDVFVPDSHVLGYEGDGMGNGILMIMAASRGPVGSIATGIARGALQHFLAWARTKRNGKRPIDEDRIRMNLADMWGMVQENRGLYMSNAMLGDAIFGKALDNPIMNLTLGLPSSLRTMPLMRNFLNSYYGKAMINAILRYYLKDEDMTQLLETASLAKFSCADNAMELCSRALSIMGPEDSEERRWVEKCYRDAKLTQIYEGTNQLNRLVVNNIRFEETLRVEVPRPFKKGVMA; encoded by the coding sequence ATGATCGGTCAGGAGTTGAGCGAGACGGGAAAGAGGCTTTTCCGCGACTTCCCCATCCTGCGCATGCTGTGGGAGAGCGGGCGGAAGAAGGGGATACGGGAGACCATCGCCCTCATTGAGAAGGCGGAGGAATTCAACCGCACCTTCGCCGTGCCCCGCGCCCTGGAGCTGGACATGCGCATGGAGAGGGAGCCGGAGTACTTCGACTGGGAGATCATGCGCCGGGCCTGCAAATACCGTTTTCTATCCATCTTCATCCCCAGGCAGCTGGGGGGAGTAGCGGGCGAGTTCATGGTCACCAACACCTCCCTGCTCATGGATGAACTGTGCTCCGGGTGCTCAGGCATCGCCCTGGCCGTGGGGGCCCACAGCCTTGGGGTGGCCCCGTTGATCACTTCCGGGGCCCTGGCCCACTGGGACACGGTGCTCAAGGAGATCGTGGAGGGGGAGCTCAAGGAGCAGCCGGTGACCATGGCCTATGCCATCACCGAGCCCTCGGCGGGGACCGACGTGGAGGAGCCGGAGTACCTGGAGAAGGCCAGGCTCTCCCTGGAGGCCAAGAAGGTCAAGGGCGGCTACGTGCTCAACGGACGGAAGTGCTTCATCTCCGACGGGAGCGAGGCCAAGTACTTCACCGTGTGCGCCGCCCTGGACCGCAACCGGCCCCTGCAGACCTGGACCACCTTCCTGGTGGAGAGGGGCATGGAAGGATTTTCCACTCCCCGTGTGGAGCTCAAGATGGGACAGCGGGCCAGTCACGCCGCGGAGCTCCTCTTCGAGGACGTCTTCGTCCCCGATTCCCACGTCCTGGGCTACGAGGGGGACGGCATGGGCAACGGCATCCTCATGATCATGGCCGCCTCACGGGGCCCGGTGGGTTCCATCGCCACCGGCATCGCCCGGGGAGCCCTCCAGCATTTCCTGGCCTGGGCCAGGACCAAACGAAACGGCAAGCGTCCCATCGACGAGGACCGCATACGCATGAACCTGGCGGATATGTGGGGCATGGTCCAGGAGAACCGCGGCCTGTACATGAGCAACGCCATGCTCGGGGATGCCATCTTCGGAAAGGCCTTGGACAACCCCATCATGAACCTCACCCTGGGTCTGCCTTCCTCCCTGCGCACCATGCCCCTCATGCGCAACTTCCTCAATTCCTATTACGGGAAGGCCATGATCAACGCCATCCTCCGCTACTATCTCAAGGACGAGGACATGACCCAGCTCCTGGAGACGGCCTCCCTGGCTAAGTTCTCCTGCGCCGACAATGCCATGGAGCTGTGCTCCCGGGCCCTCAGCATCATGGGCCCGGAGGATTCCGAGGAGCGCCGCTGGGTGGAGAAGTGCTACCGCGACGCCAAGCTCACCCAGATCTACGAGGGCACCAACCAGCTCAACCGCTTGGTGGTGAACAACATCCGCTTCGAGGAGACCCTGCGGGTGGAAGTCCCCCGCCCGTTCAAGAAGGGGGTGATGGCATGA
- a CDS encoding AMP-binding protein: MTEKNPALMFHQLEMRMEEKPEFVGLIFENGGLYRDEPLTYRQLVTNTFKVAKGLRESGIGKGDVVATVMRNHPEMVYLMGATNLLGFVFVPIDPRSKGEKLAYMLGDCKAKAVVTTADLLPEVEALAKDIPGIERIWLNLKPDADLSLASRYPTINELVDGPDIYELEDRVDDPTLPMEIIYTSGVTGNPKGVVVKATRTLMYTALAKMVWGYKEDSILYTGLSLTHGNAQAVTLMSAIALGIRAVISQRFTKSRIWDICRRYGCTTFSLLGGMMSGIYNEPPRPDDADNPVEVVISAGTPIAIWEDFEKRFNVKILEWYGAVEGGFAYKPIDQGPIGSFGKPIEGLMEYKIVDENDNEVPPGVTGELLMRAVNQKPEVEYHGRPEDSEKKTRGGWLRTGDMVHRDEEGWLFFDYRKEGGGLRRQGEFIIPSYVEKVIGEHPDVSEVCVYGIPAASGAPGESDLVAAVAPFEGRTIDPASIFKKAAEGLERNAVPSYIQVVDEIPKSASEKYLDRVLRDQFSPDAENVYRLEDYQV; this comes from the coding sequence ATGACCGAAAAGAACCCGGCGCTCATGTTCCACCAGTTGGAGATGCGCATGGAAGAGAAGCCCGAGTTCGTGGGGCTCATCTTCGAGAACGGGGGTCTCTACCGGGACGAGCCGCTCACCTACCGGCAGCTGGTAACCAACACCTTCAAGGTGGCCAAGGGCCTGCGGGAGAGCGGCATCGGCAAGGGAGACGTGGTGGCCACGGTGATGCGCAACCACCCGGAGATGGTCTACCTTATGGGGGCTACCAACCTGCTGGGCTTCGTCTTCGTGCCCATCGACCCGCGCTCCAAGGGGGAGAAGCTGGCCTACATGCTGGGGGACTGCAAGGCCAAGGCGGTGGTCACCACGGCGGACCTGCTCCCGGAGGTGGAGGCCCTGGCGAAGGACATACCGGGCATCGAGCGCATCTGGCTGAACCTCAAGCCGGACGCGGACCTTTCCCTGGCCTCCAGATACCCTACCATAAACGAGCTGGTGGACGGCCCGGACATCTACGAGCTGGAGGACCGGGTGGACGATCCCACCCTTCCCATGGAGATCATCTACACCTCCGGGGTGACGGGGAATCCCAAGGGGGTGGTGGTCAAGGCCACCCGGACCCTGATGTACACCGCCCTGGCCAAGATGGTGTGGGGGTACAAGGAGGACTCCATCCTCTACACCGGCCTTTCCCTGACCCATGGCAACGCCCAGGCGGTGACCCTCATGTCCGCCATCGCCCTGGGCATCCGCGCCGTCATCAGCCAGCGCTTCACCAAGAGCCGCATCTGGGACATCTGCCGCCGTTACGGGTGCACCACCTTCTCCCTCCTGGGCGGGATGATGTCCGGCATCTACAATGAACCGCCGCGCCCGGACGACGCCGACAACCCGGTGGAGGTGGTCATCTCCGCCGGCACCCCCATCGCCATCTGGGAGGATTTCGAGAAGCGCTTCAACGTCAAGATCCTGGAGTGGTACGGCGCGGTGGAGGGCGGTTTCGCCTATAAGCCCATCGACCAGGGGCCCATAGGCTCCTTCGGGAAGCCCATCGAGGGTCTCATGGAATACAAGATCGTGGACGAGAACGACAACGAGGTGCCGCCCGGGGTCACTGGGGAGTTGCTCATGCGCGCCGTGAACCAAAAGCCGGAGGTTGAGTACCACGGCCGCCCGGAGGACTCGGAGAAGAAGACGCGGGGCGGCTGGTTGCGCACCGGGGACATGGTGCACCGGGACGAGGAGGGCTGGCTGTTCTTCGACTACCGCAAGGAGGGGGGCGGGCTGCGCCGCCAGGGGGAGTTCATCATCCCCTCCTACGTGGAGAAGGTCATCGGGGAGCATCCCGACGTCTCCGAGGTCTGCGTGTACGGCATCCCCGCCGCCTCGGGGGCCCCGGGGGAGAGCGACCTGGTGGCCGCCGTGGCCCCCTTCGAGGGGAGGACCATAGATCCGGCGTCCATCTTCAAGAAGGCTGCCGAGGGGCTGGAGAGGAACGCCGTTCCCAGCTATATCCAGGTGGTGGACGAGATCCCCAAGAGCGCCTCGGAGAAGTACCTGGACCGGGTGCTCAGGGACCAGTTCTCGCCGGACGCGGAGAACGTGTACCGGCTGGAGGACTACCAGGTCTGA
- a CDS encoding TetR/AcrR family transcriptional regulator produces the protein MKERKELSRRERGLRTRQRIYKTAIDLFARKGYENVSVDEICRRLGMTKGAFYAHFRSKDQIILEEFMNMDRHYAVVAESLPVEANSLDKLRTFNREAIRLMSDLGVTLMKVLYHSQIAPHMREPYLVNPGRNLYRITNRLIREGQERGEIRSDLPPEELTTVLINAFRGQLYHWCLTDGSFDLLEACERLMELILRGIRA, from the coding sequence GTGAAGGAAAGGAAGGAACTCAGCCGCAGGGAAAGGGGATTGCGTACCCGCCAACGCATCTACAAGACGGCCATCGACCTCTTCGCCCGCAAGGGCTACGAGAACGTCAGCGTGGACGAGATCTGCCGCCGCCTGGGGATGACCAAGGGAGCCTTTTACGCCCACTTCCGCTCCAAGGACCAGATCATCCTGGAGGAGTTCATGAACATGGACCGCCACTACGCGGTGGTGGCGGAAAGTCTCCCCGTCGAAGCGAACAGCCTGGACAAGCTGCGCACCTTCAACCGGGAGGCCATCCGGCTCATGTCCGACCTGGGGGTCACCCTCATGAAGGTGCTCTATCACTCCCAGATCGCGCCCCACATGCGGGAACCCTACCTGGTCAACCCGGGAAGGAACCTCTACCGGATAACCAACCGGCTCATCCGGGAGGGGCAGGAGCGGGGAGAGATACGCTCAGACCTTCCCCCCGAGGAGCTGACCACCGTGCTCATCAACGCCTTCCGTGGCCAGCTCTACCACTGGTGTCTCACCGACGGCTCCTTCGACCTCCTGGAGGCCTGTGAGCGCCTCATGGAGCTGATACTACGCGGCATCCGGGCATGA
- a CDS encoding thiolase family protein yields the protein MGDDVYIVGVGMIRFGKYPEKSIKQMTAEVIDVLLKDCPVEKKDIQAAWFSNSFWGIVTGQHSIRGQVALTPLGIQGIPVMNVENACAGATSALHGAYLGIKAGQYDIALAIGVEKMYNPENKQAMFEMFMSNADVEFIRAVIEAFQADERKKAEEAATRGEIKAEGGGGGRSPFMDIYAMAARMHMEKYGTTQRQLAVIAAKNHYHASLNPLAQYQVNMTVEEVLADRLVAYPLTRAMCAPMGDGASAAILCSERALRRMTGARPVRILASVLTSGSLPEGGEMDLIGKRLSAEAYEKAGVGPEDIDVAEVHDATAFGELLQTEELGFCGEGEGGPFAESGATKLGGKLPVNTSGGLECRGHPIGASGIAQIHELVTQLRWEAGKRQVEGARIALSENGGGFIGTGEAAMCIHILERVDR from the coding sequence ATGGGAGACGACGTATATATCGTGGGCGTGGGCATGATCCGCTTCGGGAAGTACCCGGAGAAGAGCATCAAGCAGATGACCGCCGAGGTCATCGACGTCCTGCTCAAGGACTGCCCGGTGGAGAAGAAGGACATCCAGGCGGCCTGGTTCTCTAACTCCTTTTGGGGGATCGTCACCGGGCAGCACAGCATCCGCGGCCAGGTGGCCCTCACCCCCCTGGGCATCCAGGGGATACCGGTGATGAACGTGGAGAACGCCTGCGCCGGGGCCACCAGCGCCCTGCACGGGGCCTACCTGGGCATCAAGGCCGGCCAGTACGATATCGCCCTGGCCATCGGGGTGGAGAAGATGTACAACCCCGAGAACAAGCAGGCCATGTTCGAGATGTTCATGTCCAACGCCGACGTGGAGTTCATCCGGGCGGTTATCGAGGCCTTCCAGGCCGACGAGCGGAAGAAGGCGGAAGAGGCCGCGACCCGGGGTGAGATTAAGGCGGAGGGAGGCGGGGGAGGACGCTCTCCCTTCATGGATATTTACGCCATGGCCGCCCGTATGCACATGGAAAAATATGGTACCACGCAGAGGCAGCTGGCGGTCATCGCCGCCAAGAACCACTATCACGCCAGCCTCAACCCACTGGCCCAGTACCAGGTGAACATGACCGTGGAGGAGGTGCTGGCCGACCGCCTGGTGGCCTATCCGCTGACCCGGGCCATGTGCGCGCCCATGGGTGACGGGGCCTCAGCGGCCATCCTCTGCTCCGAAAGGGCCCTGAGGCGCATGACCGGGGCCCGACCGGTCAGGATCCTGGCCTCCGTCCTGACCTCGGGTTCCCTCCCTGAAGGAGGAGAGATGGACCTCATCGGCAAGCGCCTCAGCGCCGAGGCCTACGAGAAGGCCGGGGTGGGTCCGGAGGACATCGACGTGGCCGAGGTCCACGACGCCACCGCCTTCGGGGAGCTCCTGCAGACCGAGGAACTGGGCTTCTGCGGGGAGGGGGAGGGGGGACCCTTCGCCGAGTCCGGGGCCACCAAGCTGGGTGGGAAGTTGCCCGTAAACACCAGCGGTGGCCTGGAGTGCCGCGGGCACCCCATCGGCGCCTCGGGAATCGCTCAGATCCACGAGCTGGTGACCCAGCTGCGCTGGGAGGCCGGCAAACGACAGGTGGAAGGGGCGCGCATCGCCCTCTCCGAGAATGGAGGCGGCTTCATCGGCACCGGCGAGGCGGCCATGTGCATACACATACTCGAGAGGGTGGACCGGTAG
- a CDS encoding ATP-binding protein translates to MAKFIITAAEAALILALALAVASARKRTRAHTYFSLFLVTVSLWLLSGFMDRLFAQPSVLFVTTQYRFAYAVASLAVSFFFLFGLDFYRGLRRGGVLDLSVLSSGFLLFLASLTDLVIRRAEAASGAYLMQYGSLYTLFVVYFAFLGGGGLLCVFLQWRHSRGMDRWRALYILIGFGLFFLLAFVFTILLPGLMARDVTSDYTFLAVIIPAAFTAYAILRYRLLDVRIAVRRLFAYLFSIALFGVPLLTLYWLLHGRWPENPALDRAVSFLILAVALGLAPAAREVGYRLASLFLFPGLYDEMELLHRASELLTTPDMRTGIRESTRLICERLGLTELMVAIPREIFTGKGDWLAGTRRREGELVPFHEISYTGSPLHRLITAPVVLEDIAAGRGSSSLERSMKEAGLVALLPIRGSLGEVGVLLVGHKARGGVEPMDLEFLSRFCERAGIYIENYLLSNYLLTQLEEARKTQRKVEELDSFKADIINVTSHEFRTPITILQGYSMILRDNYRQLSEEKRQECLENIIHSCQRLTALLDQFITISRFQNKETPVVKQVIPVQKMFEDLKNEFGPDQGFRVKSQVPTEKVMVTTDRSYLTLLLRNILSNAIRFSPPDSPVILRADLEEDRVRISVRDFGKGMDPSEVRNIFNPFDRLEDVNKHQSGAGLGLYIVRLIADLLETEIEVDTEPGRGTEFSFRLPLWREAT, encoded by the coding sequence GTGGCGAAATTCATCATCACCGCAGCAGAGGCCGCGCTCATTCTTGCCCTTGCCCTGGCCGTGGCCTCCGCCAGGAAGCGAACCCGGGCGCACACTTACTTCTCCCTCTTCCTGGTCACGGTCTCCCTGTGGCTCCTGTCCGGTTTCATGGACCGCCTCTTCGCCCAACCCTCGGTGCTCTTTGTCACCACCCAGTACCGTTTCGCCTACGCCGTCGCCTCCCTGGCGGTGTCCTTTTTCTTCCTCTTCGGACTGGACTTCTACAGGGGGCTGCGGCGCGGCGGAGTTCTGGACCTGTCCGTCCTCTCCTCCGGGTTCCTCCTCTTCCTGGCTTCCCTCACCGACCTCGTCATCCGCCGTGCCGAGGCGGCGAGCGGGGCTTACCTGATGCAGTACGGGAGCCTGTATACCCTATTCGTGGTCTACTTCGCCTTCCTAGGTGGTGGAGGACTGCTCTGCGTCTTCTTGCAGTGGCGCCATTCCCGCGGCATGGACCGCTGGCGCGCGCTGTACATACTCATCGGCTTCGGCCTCTTCTTCCTTCTGGCCTTCGTCTTCACCATCCTACTTCCCGGCCTCATGGCCAGGGACGTAACCTCCGACTACACCTTCCTTGCGGTTATCATTCCGGCCGCCTTCACCGCCTATGCCATCCTGCGCTACCGGCTGCTCGACGTGCGCATCGCCGTCCGCCGCCTGTTCGCCTACCTCTTCTCCATCGCCCTCTTCGGGGTCCCATTGCTTACCCTGTACTGGCTGCTCCACGGCCGGTGGCCGGAAAACCCGGCCCTGGACAGGGCCGTTTCCTTCCTCATCCTGGCCGTGGCCCTCGGGCTGGCCCCCGCGGCGCGCGAGGTGGGCTACCGCCTGGCCTCCCTCTTCCTCTTTCCCGGTCTCTACGACGAGATGGAGCTCCTGCACCGGGCCTCCGAACTGCTTACCACTCCCGACATGCGAACCGGCATCCGCGAATCCACGCGCCTTATCTGCGAGAGACTGGGCCTCACCGAGCTCATGGTGGCCATACCCCGGGAGATATTCACCGGGAAGGGTGACTGGCTGGCGGGGACGCGCCGCCGGGAAGGAGAGTTGGTTCCCTTCCATGAGATATCCTACACCGGCTCCCCCCTGCATCGGTTGATAACCGCGCCGGTGGTTCTGGAGGACATCGCCGCCGGGCGAGGCTCTTCCTCCCTCGAGAGAAGCATGAAGGAAGCCGGCCTGGTGGCCCTCCTCCCCATCCGGGGAAGCCTGGGGGAGGTGGGGGTGCTCCTGGTGGGGCACAAGGCGCGGGGAGGGGTGGAACCCATGGACCTGGAGTTCCTGAGTCGTTTCTGCGAACGGGCGGGGATCTATATTGAGAACTACCTTCTTTCCAACTACCTCCTGACCCAGCTGGAGGAGGCCCGCAAGACGCAGCGTAAAGTGGAGGAGCTGGACAGCTTCAAGGCGGACATCATCAACGTGACCTCCCACGAGTTCCGCACCCCCATCACCATCTTGCAGGGCTATTCCATGATCCTGAGGGATAATTACCGGCAGCTCAGCGAGGAAAAGCGCCAGGAGTGCCTGGAAAACATCATTCATTCCTGTCAGCGCCTTACCGCGCTGCTGGACCAGTTCATCACCATTTCCCGCTTCCAGAACAAGGAAACCCCGGTAGTCAAGCAGGTGATCCCGGTACAGAAGATGTTCGAGGACCTCAAGAACGAGTTTGGGCCGGACCAGGGCTTCCGGGTCAAGAGCCAGGTGCCAACGGAAAAGGTGATGGTGACCACGGACCGTTCCTATCTTACCTTGCTCCTGCGGAATATACTGAGCAACGCCATCCGTTTCAGCCCCCCGGACAGCCCGGTCATCCTTCGGGCGGACCTGGAGGAGGACCGGGTACGCATCTCGGTCCGCGATTTCGGTAAGGGCATGGATCCCTCGGAGGTGCGCAACATATTCAACCCCTTCGACCGATTGGAGGACGTGAACAAGCACCAGTCGGGGGCCGGGCTGGGGCTGTACATCGTGCGCCTCATCGCCGACCTCCTGGAGACGGAGATCGAGGTGGACACGGAGCCGGGACGAGGGACCGAGTTCTCCTTCCGTCTCCCCCTCTGGCGGGAAGCCACCTGA
- a CDS encoding GNAT family N-acetyltransferase, whose translation MADKGVGGEITTLLYRDDLPAEWEGYLWEKYRESFGFLDTYQDQVCYDRESFLEALRDPRYLKFVVLEDGAPRGLALATNDLERASVAYINPEYIRKRFPRQVEEGRFYYVTTIYVDPAVQGMGLVKSMLRSMLSYMREGNRIAGFDFCQSKEFLAGLIEDLSRDPEVNIPVRARRLDAQIYYVLELEP comes from the coding sequence ATGGCGGACAAAGGGGTTGGCGGGGAGATAACGACCCTCCTCTACCGGGATGACCTCCCAGCGGAGTGGGAGGGCTACCTATGGGAGAAATACCGGGAGAGCTTCGGTTTCTTGGATACCTACCAGGACCAAGTTTGTTACGACCGGGAGTCTTTCCTGGAGGCGCTGCGGGACCCCAGGTACCTGAAGTTCGTGGTCCTGGAGGATGGCGCCCCCAGGGGGCTGGCCCTGGCCACCAACGACTTGGAAAGGGCTTCCGTGGCCTACATCAACCCCGAATATATCCGGAAGCGGTTCCCGCGCCAGGTGGAGGAGGGTAGATTCTATTACGTGACCACCATCTACGTGGACCCCGCGGTCCAGGGAATGGGCCTGGTGAAGTCCATGCTCCGGTCCATGCTCTCCTATATGCGGGAGGGAAACCGCATCGCGGGGTTCGATTTCTGCCAGTCCAAGGAGTTTCTGGCCGGCTTGATCGAGGACTTGAGCCGGGACCCAGAGGTGAACATCCCGGTCCGTGCCCGGCGGCTGGACGCCCAGATATACTATGTCCTGGAACTGGAACCGTAA
- a CDS encoding type III PLP-dependent enzyme — translation MRELAKAFFRVYGRFPSSDGHSHRKFLIKAGYDGSSYPQPLVLEGCSNALAEVPWNYSRGTLHYRGHDSFMTIGPADHVLISEVKRKYAFARTPFLVFDISRVMDNYLLFRRLLNGAEIFYPVKCNDHPLLLGLLRDWDSGFEAASWAEIRSLLAMGVEPDRIIFGAPIKAEEHIASAWRAGVKIYAFDSREEVEKLARSAPGARVYLRISVPDLGASVFPLSGKFGAPLHDAHRLLWFARRKGLRPVGLSFHVGSQCLDPSAWWLAVAAAARVWEGAAKQGMKLEFLNLGGGIPVSYRLPVPDKEVFISHINLALRGHFQKPPRVLVEPGRAMVGDAAVMVATVIGKAHRQGMDWVYIDAGTYQGLVEAVQEKERFSYQVYAEGKGPLRRYNVGGPTCDSEDVVAREVILPELRCGDRVYILNAGAYSNVCATEFNGFSPPEVHFTCSDAVVHR, via the coding sequence ATGAGGGAACTGGCGAAGGCCTTCTTCAGGGTCTACGGGCGATTTCCCAGCTCGGACGGTCATTCCCACCGAAAATTCCTCATAAAGGCGGGATATGACGGCTCCAGCTACCCGCAGCCCCTGGTGCTGGAGGGATGTTCCAATGCGCTTGCGGAAGTTCCCTGGAATTACAGCCGCGGAACCCTTCACTATCGGGGCCATGACTCCTTTATGACCATAGGCCCGGCAGACCACGTCCTCATAAGCGAGGTGAAGAGGAAGTACGCCTTTGCTCGCACTCCCTTCCTGGTCTTCGACATCTCCAGGGTGATGGACAACTACCTTCTCTTTCGGCGCCTCCTGAACGGGGCCGAGATATTCTACCCCGTTAAATGCAACGACCACCCCTTACTTCTGGGTTTGTTGCGGGACTGGGATTCCGGTTTCGAGGCCGCTTCCTGGGCGGAGATCCGCAGCCTACTGGCGATGGGCGTGGAGCCGGACAGGATAATCTTCGGCGCACCCATCAAGGCCGAGGAGCACATCGCCTCCGCCTGGCGCGCGGGGGTCAAGATCTATGCCTTCGATTCGCGGGAGGAGGTCGAGAAGCTGGCCCGGTCGGCGCCGGGCGCACGGGTTTATCTGCGAATCTCCGTTCCCGACCTGGGAGCCAGCGTGTTCCCGCTCTCGGGCAAGTTCGGGGCTCCCCTTCACGACGCCCACCGTCTTCTCTGGTTCGCCCGCCGGAAGGGGCTTAGGCCGGTGGGCCTTTCCTTTCACGTAGGATCCCAATGCCTGGACCCCTCCGCCTGGTGGCTTGCCGTGGCCGCGGCAGCCCGCGTCTGGGAGGGGGCTGCCAAGCAGGGGATGAAGCTGGAATTCCTTAACCTGGGAGGGGGAATCCCCGTTTCCTACCGCTTGCCGGTGCCGGATAAAGAGGTCTTCATCAGCCACATCAACCTGGCTTTGAGGGGGCATTTCCAGAAGCCGCCCCGGGTCTTGGTGGAGCCCGGGCGGGCCATGGTAGGAGATGCGGCGGTCATGGTGGCCACGGTCATAGGGAAAGCCCATCGTCAGGGGATGGACTGGGTGTATATCGACGCCGGCACTTACCAGGGATTGGTGGAAGCGGTGCAGGAGAAAGAACGTTTTTCCTACCAGGTCTATGCAGAGGGTAAGGGCCCTCTCCGGCGCTATAACGTGGGCGGTCCGACCTGCGACTCGGAGGACGTGGTGGCGCGGGAGGTGATCCTTCCCGAGCTGAGGTGCGGTGATCGAGTGTATATCCTCAACGCCGGAGCCTACAGCAACGTCTGCGCCACGGAGTTCAACGGTTTCTCTCCCCCCGAGGTCCATTTCACGTGTAGCGACGCGGTGGTCCACCGGTGA